A portion of the Edaphobacter lichenicola genome contains these proteins:
- a CDS encoding alpha-galactosidase: MLKTVAAFACRSFVLLGLLVPSLVSAQTAVRAQPDRQQWYLDAGKMTYVVGVNEQGILQSLYWGPKLNERGLVPVAKSLPERASQYSPAATTPQEYPAYGAGIFPETALKVNSPNGDRTLILKYESAKVTGSELEIVLKDTNEPLRVHLYYKTFPQGVLARWSRIENIGKGSFGIENAASAAWNLPAGTGYTHRWLTGMWGGEFQLNEEPLKTGKSVQESRTGHTSHEANPWFSIGKEGETTEESGPVWFGELGWSGNWQIVTEYTSLRQPRVTGGYNSFDFHWTLAAGASLETPKFYAGYTDGGDGEASRILSQLQLQEILPKRGEAREPKPRPIIYNSWEATEMNFTGDTQIALAERAAKVGVERFVIDDGWFGKRDDDHAGLGDWTITPKKFPQGLKPVIDRVHALGMDFGIWVEPEMVNPDSDLYRQHPEWAMQFPNREHSEERHQLMLNLARPDVKEWMFHWLDKLVSENDIAFLKWDYNRIWSEPGWNMAPGSSPEHPNTDAEKAIYIEAVRNLYDVIDRLRAKHPKLEIESCSSGGGRVDLGILERTDEVWPSDNTDALDRQNIQYGYTQAYTPQTMVAWVTDVPSMDHRMVPLQYRFVVAMQGALGIGANLTKFSDADMALSAKITDFYKTIRTTVQQGKLYRLASPLTGDASQMEYVAQDGSQAVLLAFQHSQRLLLPYPTVPLRGLEPAAMYRLRALDPEKYAGEAVLSGSVLMGAGVNLKLVGDYDSTALVLERIP; the protein is encoded by the coding sequence GTGCTGAAAACGGTTGCAGCCTTTGCCTGTCGTAGTTTTGTGTTGTTGGGCCTGCTTGTGCCCAGCCTTGTCTCAGCTCAGACGGCGGTGCGGGCCCAACCCGACCGGCAGCAGTGGTATCTCGATGCCGGCAAGATGACTTACGTGGTGGGCGTGAATGAACAGGGCATCCTGCAATCGCTTTACTGGGGGCCGAAGCTGAACGAGCGCGGCCTGGTGCCGGTGGCGAAGAGCCTGCCAGAACGCGCTTCGCAGTATTCTCCAGCAGCGACAACGCCGCAGGAGTATCCGGCATACGGCGCAGGGATATTTCCCGAGACGGCGCTCAAAGTTAATTCGCCGAACGGGGATCGGACGCTGATTCTCAAATACGAGTCGGCAAAGGTGACGGGGTCGGAGCTTGAGATCGTCCTGAAGGATACGAATGAGCCGCTGCGCGTCCATCTGTACTACAAGACTTTTCCGCAGGGCGTGCTGGCGCGGTGGTCGCGCATCGAAAATATCGGGAAAGGCAGCTTCGGGATTGAGAATGCCGCGTCGGCTGCGTGGAATCTGCCCGCGGGCACAGGTTATACGCATCGCTGGCTGACGGGGATGTGGGGCGGTGAGTTCCAGTTGAATGAGGAGCCGCTGAAGACGGGAAAGAGCGTGCAGGAGAGCCGGACAGGACACACGTCGCATGAGGCGAACCCGTGGTTTTCGATCGGGAAAGAGGGGGAGACGACTGAAGAGAGCGGCCCGGTGTGGTTTGGGGAGCTTGGCTGGAGCGGCAACTGGCAGATCGTCACCGAATATACTTCGCTGCGCCAGCCGCGGGTGACGGGCGGCTACAATTCGTTCGACTTTCATTGGACGCTTGCAGCCGGGGCATCGCTGGAGACACCGAAGTTCTACGCGGGGTATACGGATGGCGGCGATGGCGAGGCGTCGCGCATCCTGAGCCAACTTCAGTTGCAGGAGATCCTGCCCAAGCGCGGTGAAGCGCGTGAGCCGAAGCCGCGTCCGATCATCTACAACTCGTGGGAGGCGACGGAGATGAACTTTACCGGCGACACGCAGATCGCGCTCGCCGAACGTGCCGCGAAGGTGGGTGTGGAAAGGTTTGTGATCGATGATGGCTGGTTCGGCAAGCGTGACGACGACCACGCCGGACTTGGCGACTGGACGATCACGCCGAAGAAGTTTCCGCAGGGGTTGAAACCGGTCATCGATCGCGTGCATGCGCTCGGTATGGACTTCGGCATCTGGGTGGAACCGGAGATGGTGAATCCAGACAGCGATCTCTATCGTCAGCATCCGGAGTGGGCGATGCAGTTTCCGAATCGCGAACACTCGGAGGAGCGGCATCAGCTGATGTTGAACCTGGCCCGGCCGGACGTGAAGGAGTGGATGTTCCACTGGCTCGACAAGCTGGTGAGCGAGAACGATATTGCTTTTCTGAAGTGGGACTATAACCGCATCTGGTCGGAGCCGGGCTGGAATATGGCGCCGGGCTCGTCGCCGGAGCACCCGAATACGGACGCGGAAAAGGCAATCTATATCGAAGCTGTGCGGAACCTGTATGACGTGATCGACCGGCTTCGCGCGAAGCATCCGAAGCTCGAGATCGAGTCCTGCTCGAGCGGCGGCGGGCGTGTTGACCTCGGCATTCTTGAGCGTACGGATGAGGTGTGGCCGAGTGATAATACGGACGCGCTCGACCGTCAGAACATTCAGTATGGCTACACGCAGGCGTACACGCCGCAGACCATGGTGGCTTGGGTGACGGATGTTCCAAGCATGGATCACCGCATGGTTCCGCTGCAGTATCGCTTTGTTGTGGCGATGCAGGGCGCGCTGGGCATTGGGGCAAACCTGACGAAGTTTTCCGATGCCGACATGGCGCTTTCGGCGAAGATCACAGACTTTTACAAAACCATTCGGACTACGGTGCAACAGGGCAAGCTGTATCGGCTTGCATCGCCGCTGACAGGCGATGCCTCGCAGATGGAGTACGTCGCGCAGGACGGCTCACAGGCCGTGTTGCTGGCGTTTCAGCATAGCCAGCGATTGCTGCTGCCCTACCCCACTGTGCCCCTGCGTGGGCTTGAGCCCGCCGCGATGTACCGTCTTCGTGCGTTGGACCCGGAGAAGTATGCGGGCGAGGCGGTTCTATCGGGCTCCGTGTTGATGGGCGCGGGTGTAAACCTGAAGCTCGTGGGCGATTATGACAGCACTGCTTTGGTTCTGGAGCGGATTCCGTGA
- the mnmE gene encoding tRNA uridine-5-carboxymethylaminomethyl(34) synthesis GTPase MnmE, whose protein sequence is MSNPKNNNGSSADTEANKASEFPIDTIVAISTPPGRAGIGIVRLSGPASRAIAEPLLKLRNPLAPAQARFAEILDNTGETLDEAVVTYFAAPNSYTSEDIVEIAAHGSPVLLDHLLRRCIAAGARLAEPGEFTQRAFLSGRLDLTQAEAVHDLIESTTLHQARIAAQQLGGSLSRQITPTKQQLIALIAALEAGIDFAEDDIDLLPQAEITAQIAAIQAPLIALEQTFAYGHIVRDGFTLAIVGRPNAGKSSLFNRLVQRDRAIVTATPGTTRDLVTERISFEGIPVELIDTAGLRHATDEAESIGIEKSREAMAEADVVLLVLDATEPLHEEDEAAMAAFSTRPFLIAINKQDIANTPQRDRRIIQPTIETSALTGSGLNALRRAIISIVTKQTPSAETALLTNLRQQHWVVAAIAALARAKLASTDIIPHEMVLLDLYEALNSLDSLTGSTTSDDILKLIFSKFCIGK, encoded by the coding sequence GTGAGCAACCCAAAAAACAACAACGGTTCCAGCGCCGATACCGAAGCTAACAAAGCCTCGGAGTTCCCGATCGACACCATCGTCGCCATCTCCACCCCGCCCGGTCGCGCCGGCATCGGCATCGTCCGCCTCTCCGGCCCCGCATCGCGAGCCATCGCCGAACCCCTTCTAAAACTCCGTAACCCGCTCGCCCCCGCGCAGGCTCGCTTCGCCGAAATCCTTGACAACACAGGAGAAACACTCGACGAAGCCGTCGTCACCTACTTCGCCGCCCCCAACTCTTACACCTCCGAAGACATCGTCGAGATCGCCGCCCACGGCTCCCCGGTCCTCCTCGACCACCTCCTCCGCCGCTGCATCGCCGCCGGCGCCCGCCTCGCTGAACCGGGCGAATTCACCCAAAGAGCCTTCCTCTCCGGCCGCCTCGACCTCACTCAGGCCGAAGCCGTCCACGACCTCATCGAGTCCACCACCCTCCACCAGGCACGTATCGCCGCCCAGCAACTCGGAGGCTCCCTCTCACGCCAAATCACCCCAACAAAACAACAACTTATAGCCCTCATCGCTGCCCTCGAAGCTGGCATCGACTTCGCCGAAGACGACATCGACCTCCTCCCGCAAGCCGAAATCACCGCGCAAATCGCAGCAATCCAAGCACCACTCATCGCCTTGGAGCAAACCTTCGCCTACGGTCACATCGTCCGTGACGGCTTCACCCTGGCAATCGTTGGCCGCCCAAACGCTGGCAAGTCCTCTCTCTTTAATCGCCTCGTTCAGCGCGATCGCGCCATCGTCACCGCCACGCCCGGCACCACCCGCGACCTCGTCACCGAGCGCATCTCCTTCGAAGGCATCCCCGTCGAACTCATCGACACCGCCGGCCTCCGCCACGCCACCGATGAAGCCGAATCGATCGGCATTGAAAAATCCCGCGAGGCCATGGCTGAAGCCGATGTGGTCCTCTTGGTCCTCGACGCCACCGAACCACTTCACGAGGAGGATGAGGCCGCTATGGCCGCCTTCTCGACTCGTCCGTTTCTCATCGCGATCAACAAGCAGGACATCGCGAACACACCCCAGCGAGACCGCCGAATCATTCAACCCACGATAGAAACATCTGCCCTTACTGGCTCAGGTTTGAACGCACTACGCCGTGCCATCATCTCAATCGTTACGAAGCAAACGCCAAGCGCAGAGACAGCACTCCTCACAAACCTGCGTCAACAGCACTGGGTAGTAGCTGCGATCGCTGCTCTCGCCCGAGCAAAACTGGCCTCAACCGACATCATCCCCCACGAAATGGTGCTTCTCGACCTCTACGAGGCTCTCAACTCGCTCGACAGTCTCACAGGGAGCACTACAAGCGACGATATATTAAAGCTAATTTTTAGCAAGTTCTGCATCGGCAAATAA
- a CDS encoding winged helix-turn-helix domain-containing protein encodes MAHGFSKKNQSSVETAYRFADFELHPGDRLLKRAGNPVPLQPKAFDALLCLVSRAKHLVSKQELTHTLWPSVHVTEANLTNTIVGLRKIVGRDTISTVSKHGYRFETPVTGEPGVARATYERFARAKELTAQRSLESMLLARDLYWTCLAEDPSFAAAWAWLGRCCWFLDKFSGNTTANLELAQAAFERAFALDPDLTSAHQFYTFMQVDTGRADEAMSRILDRLKRHPEEPESFTSLVQIFRFRGLLDESIEAHKHAAQLDPAIITSVAHTLFLAGEYASAIEIYSGRAAYYLDAAAWAALGNKKRAIALLRERLDRMSLSNLMIALMSSLLALLEGRSDEAIHLMNGADTTREPEILVYFARHYARLKQTDSAIAALKQAAQSGFVCAPQTLTSDAWLSTLRKHPAFDPLLITAEDLVTQARSSLGAYPPPSNGKRL; translated from the coding sequence ATGGCGCACGGATTTTCAAAGAAAAATCAAAGTTCAGTCGAGACTGCCTACCGGTTCGCCGACTTCGAGCTTCACCCCGGCGATCGTCTCCTCAAGAGGGCAGGCAATCCAGTCCCGCTCCAACCCAAAGCCTTCGACGCCCTCCTCTGTCTGGTCAGCCGCGCGAAACATCTCGTCAGCAAGCAGGAGCTGACCCACACCCTCTGGCCGTCCGTTCACGTCACCGAAGCAAACCTGACGAACACGATCGTCGGCCTCAGAAAGATCGTAGGCCGCGACACCATCTCCACTGTCTCCAAGCACGGCTATCGATTCGAAACACCCGTCACGGGCGAACCCGGAGTAGCGCGAGCGACGTACGAAAGATTCGCCCGCGCAAAAGAATTAACCGCGCAGCGTTCGTTAGAGTCCATGCTCCTCGCGCGCGATCTCTACTGGACGTGCCTCGCCGAAGACCCTAGCTTCGCCGCAGCCTGGGCATGGCTTGGCAGATGCTGTTGGTTCCTCGACAAGTTCAGCGGCAACACAACAGCAAACCTCGAGCTGGCACAAGCTGCATTTGAGCGAGCATTTGCGCTCGATCCAGATCTCACAAGCGCTCACCAGTTCTACACCTTCATGCAGGTAGATACCGGCCGCGCCGATGAGGCAATGTCGCGAATACTCGACCGCCTCAAACGTCATCCCGAAGAGCCGGAGTCGTTCACCAGTCTCGTGCAGATCTTCCGCTTCCGCGGCCTGCTTGACGAATCCATCGAAGCGCACAAACACGCCGCGCAGCTTGATCCGGCGATCATCACCAGCGTCGCTCACACTTTATTCCTCGCCGGCGAGTACGCATCCGCGATCGAGATCTACAGCGGCCGCGCCGCCTACTATCTCGACGCAGCGGCCTGGGCTGCGTTGGGAAATAAAAAACGCGCCATCGCACTTCTGCGCGAACGCCTCGACAGAATGTCTCTCTCCAATTTAATGATCGCCCTCATGAGCTCGCTGTTGGCCCTCCTCGAAGGCCGCAGCGATGAAGCAATCCATCTCATGAACGGTGCAGACACAACACGCGAACCCGAGATCCTCGTCTACTTCGCGCGGCACTACGCTCGGCTCAAACAGACAGATTCGGCGATAGCAGCACTTAAGCAGGCAGCACAGTCAGGCTTCGTCTGCGCTCCACAAACATTAACCTCCGACGCGTGGCTCAGCACTCTGCGCAAGCACCCGGCGTTCGACCCTCTGTTGATCACCGCAGAAGATCTGGTCACACAAGCACGATCAAGCCTCGGCGCATACCCGCCACCATCAAACGGCAAACGCCTCTAG
- a CDS encoding glycoside hydrolase family 88/105 protein, whose amino-acid sequence MLSRFVISGCLLMGCAGVVSAQSAPVQDTTFADWPAGDSPQEVGKQLAEHFVTSPHQYTKTIHYSEICAWYGALTFAQLTHDDALREKLTKKFEPLMPGGAEAERRPERHHVDDSIFGVVPLEIAVQTKDAKFLKEGVWWADRQWESPQSDGLSGETRYWIDDMYMLTMLQLEAYRATGDKKYLDRDAKEMVSYLDKLQQTNGLFYHAPDVKYFWGRGDGWVAAGMAEMLRSLPENHPDRARILKGYRLMMSALLQYQGKDGMWRELIDHDEAWPESSSSAMFSFAMITGVKHGWLDAKTYGPAARRGWIAVVGYVDQNNDVTQVCEGTGKKDDLAYYLARKRRTGDFHGQAPVMWAADALIRDDMH is encoded by the coding sequence ATGCTTTCACGATTTGTGATCTCTGGATGCCTGTTGATGGGCTGTGCGGGAGTGGTTTCGGCGCAGAGTGCTCCTGTTCAAGATACGACCTTTGCAGACTGGCCAGCAGGCGACTCACCCCAGGAGGTTGGCAAGCAACTGGCGGAGCACTTTGTGACGAGTCCTCACCAGTACACGAAGACGATTCACTACTCCGAGATTTGTGCCTGGTATGGCGCGTTGACGTTTGCGCAGTTGACGCATGACGATGCGCTGCGGGAGAAGTTGACCAAGAAGTTTGAGCCGTTGATGCCGGGTGGTGCGGAGGCTGAACGACGGCCTGAGCGGCATCATGTGGATGATTCGATCTTTGGGGTGGTGCCGCTGGAGATTGCGGTGCAGACGAAGGATGCGAAGTTTTTGAAGGAGGGTGTGTGGTGGGCAGACCGGCAGTGGGAGAGTCCGCAATCAGATGGGCTGTCGGGCGAGACTCGTTACTGGATCGACGACATGTATATGCTGACGATGCTGCAGCTCGAAGCATATCGGGCGACGGGGGATAAGAAGTATCTGGATCGGGATGCGAAGGAGATGGTGTCTTACCTGGATAAGCTGCAGCAGACGAATGGACTCTTCTATCACGCGCCGGACGTGAAGTACTTCTGGGGACGCGGAGATGGGTGGGTTGCGGCGGGGATGGCGGAGATGCTGCGGTCGCTGCCGGAGAATCATCCGGATCGTGCGCGGATTTTAAAGGGCTATCGGCTAATGATGAGTGCGTTGCTGCAGTACCAGGGGAAGGATGGGATGTGGCGGGAGTTGATCGACCATGACGAGGCGTGGCCGGAGAGTTCGAGTTCGGCGATGTTCAGCTTTGCGATGATTACGGGCGTGAAGCATGGGTGGCTGGACGCGAAGACCTATGGGCCTGCGGCTCGGCGTGGATGGATTGCAGTGGTGGGGTATGTGGATCAGAACAACGATGTGACGCAGGTGTGCGAGGGGACGGGGAAGAAGGATGACCTGGCTTACTATCTTGCGCGTAAGCGACGGACGGGAGACTTCCATGGGCAGGCTCCGGTGATGTGGGCGGCGGATGCGCTGATACGGGACGATATGCACTGA
- a CDS encoding oxidoreductase: protein MAKWTVADIPSQSGRIALVTGANSGIGWNTALELARAGGEVVMTARTEAKGQDAVARIRKELPAAKVRFEILDLASLRSVREFATRISSAGKLDLLVNNAGVMRIPVRQTTEDGFETQFGTNFIGPFALTLLLMPALLKSAAPRVTTVSSGAAKLGLKRIRFEDMQWVNGYMPWNAYCQSKLADLMLTTELARRSVEAGKPVLSTAAHPGYARTNLQTSGPGRALNGVENFVQNRISQDSAHGALPTLRAATETGLAQMSYFGPSGMFELTGDPVAIPMPKTVRSEDARRLWDMATEMTGVRW from the coding sequence ATGGCTAAGTGGACGGTGGCGGATATTCCCTCGCAGAGTGGTCGGATCGCGTTGGTGACCGGGGCCAACAGCGGGATTGGTTGGAACACGGCGCTGGAGTTGGCGCGTGCTGGGGGCGAAGTCGTTATGACCGCTCGTACTGAGGCGAAGGGACAAGATGCAGTGGCACGCATTCGGAAAGAGTTGCCGGCGGCGAAGGTGCGGTTTGAGATTTTGGACCTTGCGAGTTTGCGCTCGGTGCGGGAGTTTGCCACGAGGATTTCGAGCGCAGGAAAGTTGGATCTGCTGGTGAACAACGCCGGGGTGATGCGGATTCCGGTTCGACAGACGACAGAGGATGGGTTTGAGACGCAGTTCGGAACGAACTTCATTGGGCCGTTTGCGCTGACGCTATTGCTGATGCCTGCGCTGTTGAAGTCGGCCGCGCCGCGCGTGACGACGGTGTCGAGCGGTGCCGCGAAGTTGGGGCTGAAGCGGATACGGTTCGAGGACATGCAGTGGGTGAACGGGTATATGCCGTGGAATGCATACTGCCAGTCGAAGCTGGCGGACTTGATGCTGACGACTGAGTTGGCGCGAAGGAGCGTTGAGGCGGGTAAGCCGGTGTTGAGTACGGCGGCGCATCCTGGATATGCTAGGACTAATCTCCAGACGAGCGGGCCGGGAAGGGCGTTGAACGGAGTGGAGAACTTTGTTCAGAACAGGATCTCGCAGGATTCGGCGCATGGAGCGCTCCCTACATTGCGAGCCGCCACGGAGACGGGTTTGGCGCAGATGAGTTACTTTGGGCCGTCAGGTATGTTCGAGTTGACGGGCGATCCGGTGGCGATTCCGATGCCGAAGACGGTGCGGAGTGAGGACGCACGGCGGTTATGGGACATGGCTACCGAGATGACTGGGGTTCGGTGGTAG
- a CDS encoding PEP-CTERM sorting domain-containing protein encodes MKKLQQLRSMFLLLSVVILAGTWGARRAHADTVSEFTGTWDTLEVPPSAYDESYNESIGPVIFDQFGNGLEPFFFTDPVTSGTLRTCTSDSCSETYSGTFVGGTISMYLDDPAPPALVATITGGSYSGYNQIPCFYPDCYAYDAQTINFTGVWANGWTSVGTLSAGFDDSLAGNPAFGTLTMTTTAPSAVPEPGSMTLLGTGMALLVASLRRRWGNSSPIS; translated from the coding sequence ATGAAAAAACTACAGCAGCTTAGGTCGATGTTCCTGCTTCTATCTGTTGTGATCCTTGCCGGTACCTGGGGAGCCCGGCGTGCGCATGCCGACACCGTAAGCGAGTTTACGGGAACCTGGGACACGCTAGAAGTTCCTCCGTCTGCTTACGATGAGAGTTATAACGAGTCCATAGGCCCCGTTATTTTTGATCAATTCGGCAATGGCTTAGAACCGTTCTTTTTCACCGACCCCGTGACGTCTGGCACGCTGAGAACCTGCACCTCTGACTCTTGCAGCGAGACGTATTCTGGGACGTTCGTTGGTGGCACTATATCGATGTATCTTGATGATCCCGCGCCCCCGGCCCTCGTCGCCACGATCACCGGTGGTTCCTATTCCGGATATAACCAGATCCCCTGCTTCTACCCCGATTGCTACGCTTACGACGCACAAACCATTAACTTTACGGGCGTCTGGGCAAACGGCTGGACATCCGTGGGCACTCTCTCCGCCGGCTTCGACGACTCGTTGGCAGGGAATCCAGCCTTTGGAACTCTAACCATGACAACGACTGCTCCGAGCGCAGTTCCCGAACCCGGCAGCATGACACTGCTGGGCACAGGAATGGCCCTGCTAGTGGCCTCCCTGCGGCGCAGATGGGGAAACAGCTCTCCCATCTCATAA
- a CDS encoding DUF2461 domain-containing protein, with amino-acid sequence MATQFSNEALKFLRGLKKNNDREWFGARKDVYEKQLKTPMLALIDEVNHAMLEFAPEHVRPPHKIMMRIYRDIRFSKDKRPYKNHVSAWWVRDGLQKTSGGGFYLQVSSTDVLVAAGVYMPEREQLLAIRRYLADHHEEFRKIMAAKKLRSLMQETETMSLTRPPKGFDPNHPAIDLLMCRQWGVSATLPVERATSPGLLKDVVERFKAAAPMIALLNTPLLGKPKRPLF; translated from the coding sequence ATGGCGACACAGTTTTCGAATGAGGCTTTGAAGTTTTTGCGGGGGTTGAAGAAGAACAACGACCGCGAGTGGTTTGGGGCGCGGAAAGATGTTTACGAGAAGCAGTTGAAGACTCCGATGCTTGCGCTGATCGATGAGGTAAATCACGCGATGCTGGAGTTCGCTCCCGAGCATGTGCGGCCGCCGCACAAGATCATGATGCGGATCTATCGCGATATTCGTTTCAGCAAGGACAAGCGACCCTATAAAAATCACGTTTCGGCGTGGTGGGTGCGGGATGGCTTGCAGAAGACTTCTGGTGGAGGGTTCTACCTTCAGGTGAGTTCGACCGATGTGTTGGTCGCCGCTGGGGTTTATATGCCGGAGCGGGAGCAGCTGCTCGCAATACGGCGCTATCTGGCGGATCATCATGAGGAGTTTCGGAAGATTATGGCGGCGAAGAAGCTGCGGTCGTTGATGCAGGAGACCGAGACAATGTCGCTGACGCGGCCTCCGAAGGGATTTGATCCGAATCATCCGGCGATTGATCTGTTGATGTGTCGACAGTGGGGTGTGTCGGCCACTTTGCCAGTGGAGCGGGCTACTTCGCCTGGGTTATTGAAGGATGTGGTGGAGCGGTTTAAGGCTGCGGCGCCGATGATTGCTTTGTTGAATACTCCTTTGCTGGGAAAGCCCAAACGGCCTTTGTTCTAG
- a CDS encoding SPFH domain-containing protein — protein sequence MEPLNVFLTGILVIFAIVLLVTILKTLFTVRTYTAGVVERFGKFNRIVRPGLHVLIPYAERVYFVDLQVKQAQFSVETKTHDNVFVQIPVSVQYQILDDKIYDAFYKLSSPQKQIESFVFNSILGHVPKLSLDETFEQQSGISIAVKTELDTTMSSFGYNILNALVTDIIPDVKVKTAMNDINAAQRAQVAAQARGEADKILKVKQAEAEAQSKALQGQGIAAERQAIIDGLRSSIEHFRESVPGATAEDVMALVLLTQYFDTLKDIGTKAGTSTLFLPNNPGAANEFLTQILAGLRGSLGSNTRPIAPPTS from the coding sequence ATGGAACCGCTGAACGTCTTTTTGACTGGCATCTTGGTAATCTTCGCCATCGTTCTTCTCGTCACCATTCTCAAAACCCTCTTCACCGTCCGCACCTACACCGCTGGTGTCGTCGAGCGCTTCGGCAAATTCAATCGCATCGTCCGCCCCGGCCTCCACGTCCTCATCCCTTACGCCGAGCGCGTCTACTTCGTCGACCTCCAGGTCAAGCAGGCCCAATTCTCCGTCGAAACCAAGACCCACGACAACGTCTTCGTGCAGATTCCCGTCTCCGTCCAGTACCAGATCCTCGACGACAAGATCTACGACGCCTTCTACAAACTCAGCTCACCACAAAAGCAGATCGAAAGCTTCGTCTTCAACAGCATCCTCGGCCACGTCCCCAAGCTCTCCCTCGACGAGACCTTCGAGCAGCAATCCGGCATCTCCATCGCCGTCAAAACCGAACTCGACACCACCATGTCCAGCTTCGGCTACAACATCCTCAACGCGCTCGTCACCGACATCATCCCCGACGTCAAAGTTAAAACCGCGATGAACGATATCAACGCCGCCCAGCGCGCTCAGGTCGCCGCGCAGGCCCGAGGCGAAGCCGACAAGATCCTCAAAGTCAAGCAAGCCGAGGCCGAAGCCCAGTCCAAAGCCCTTCAGGGACAGGGCATCGCCGCCGAGCGTCAAGCCATCATCGACGGCCTCCGCTCCTCCATCGAGCACTTCCGCGAATCCGTTCCTGGGGCCACTGCCGAAGACGTCATGGCGCTCGTCCTCCTCACCCAATACTTCGACACCCTCAAAGACATCGGCACCAAAGCTGGAACCAGCACGCTCTTCCTGCCCAACAACCCCGGAGCCGCGAACGAATTCCTTACTCAAATCCTCGCTGGCCTCCGCGGCAGCCTGGGCAGCAACACCCGCCCCATCGCGCCGCCAACGTCATAG
- a CDS encoding DUF1579 domain-containing protein → MIDFFRAGIGEDGANEVRGRRRLVNGFIDRLASITLLRLAVFCGLVCVFGARVDWAFAQAPQAASEAGSQGAAVRDGQHDFDFNIGVWHTHIRRVLDPLSGATHTMELNGTVTVRKVWDGRAQLEEIEADGPNGHWEGLTMFLYNPASHQWSQSFISSKVATLEAPLIGSFKDGRGELFALDTDHDKTVLVRGVWSQIAPDSHHFQEDYSNDGGKTWAPTFIADLTREKDVAGAKLARTSAPMNADAAAVDGQHDFDFDIGTWKTHSSRLLHPLTGSKEWTDMDGVSVVKKVWDGRANLAEYKADGPAGHVELAGLRWFNPTTHEWNIDFATPNVGTLGTPGVGEFKNGRADFYDYELVNGKSVLVRFSIWRITDDTAQSEQAFSDDGGKTWEVNWINRYTRIKVD, encoded by the coding sequence ATGATCGATTTTTTTCGCGCGGGCATAGGGGAAGACGGGGCCAACGAAGTGAGGGGACGCAGACGGCTCGTCAACGGGTTCATCGACAGGCTTGCCAGCATCACCTTGCTTCGGCTCGCTGTATTTTGTGGGTTGGTGTGTGTGTTTGGTGCGCGGGTGGATTGGGCCTTTGCGCAGGCGCCGCAGGCGGCGTCCGAGGCAGGATCGCAGGGCGCTGCGGTGCGAGATGGGCAGCATGACTTCGACTTCAATATAGGGGTATGGCATACGCATATACGGCGCGTGCTCGATCCGCTGTCGGGTGCGACCCACACGATGGAGTTGAATGGGACGGTGACGGTGAGGAAGGTTTGGGATGGCCGTGCGCAGTTGGAGGAGATTGAGGCCGATGGCCCGAACGGGCACTGGGAGGGACTTACGATGTTTCTCTACAACCCCGCGTCGCATCAATGGAGCCAGTCTTTCATCAGCAGCAAGGTGGCGACGCTGGAGGCACCGCTGATCGGCTCGTTCAAAGATGGGCGCGGTGAGCTGTTCGCGCTGGATACCGACCACGACAAGACGGTGCTGGTTCGTGGTGTGTGGTCGCAGATCGCGCCGGACTCACATCACTTCCAGGAGGACTACTCGAACGATGGCGGCAAGACGTGGGCGCCAACTTTTATTGCGGACTTGACACGGGAGAAAGACGTTGCGGGCGCGAAGTTGGCGAGAACCTCTGCGCCGATGAATGCAGATGCGGCGGCTGTTGATGGGCAGCATGATTTTGATTTCGATATCGGGACGTGGAAGACGCACTCTTCGCGGCTTTTGCATCCGCTGACGGGATCGAAAGAGTGGACGGATATGGATGGTGTTTCGGTCGTCAAAAAGGTTTGGGACGGGAGAGCGAATCTGGCGGAGTATAAGGCGGATGGTCCAGCAGGGCATGTGGAGCTGGCGGGGCTGCGCTGGTTCAACCCGACGACACATGAGTGGAATATCGACTTTGCGACGCCGAACGTTGGGACGCTGGGTACTCCCGGGGTTGGGGAGTTCAAGAATGGACGCGCCGACTTTTATGACTACGAGCTCGTCAACGGCAAGTCTGTCTTGGTGAGGTTTTCTATCTGGAGGATTACCGATGATACGGCGCAGTCGGAACAGGCGTTCTCCGATGACGGCGGAAAGACCTGGGAGGTGAATTGGATCAACCGGTATACGCGCATAAAGGTTGATTGA